A window of Cyanobacteria bacterium QS_8_64_29 genomic DNA:
GCGGCCAGTCCGGGCGAGCTCATGGCCCTCAATGGCCTCACCCCCGAGCGCATCGCAACCCGTGCTGCTGAGCTGTTGGCTTAGGCCTCTCCCAAAGTGCGCTAGGACGCAACCCATTCGCCGCTAAGCACGGCGCTTTAGTATGGAACGACTGCGAATCGGCCTGCTGTTTGGCGGCCAGTCGGACGAGCACGAGGTCTCCATTCGCTCTGCCCAAGCGATCACGCAAGCCTTCCAGCAGGCGGGCAACGCTGATCGCTACGAGCTCCGCCCCACCTACATCCGCCGCAGCGGCCAGTGGGAAGCGGGCGATACGGCCTGGCAGGTCTTGGAATCCGGGCCGGCGGCTGCCACCCGCGATGGCGGCAACCGCTGGCAGCTGCCGGCCCAGGCCCCCGAGGTGGATGTGTGGTTCCCCATCCTGCACGGCCCCAACGGCGAAGATGGAACCGTGCAAGGCTTGCTGACGCTCATGCAGGCGCCGTTTGTGGGCAGCGGCGTCCTGGGCTCGGCCCTGGGGATGGACAAGCTGGCCATGAAGGTCGCGTTCGCGCAGCAGGGGCTGCCCCAGCTGCCCCATCTGGCCGTGCGCCGCTCGCGGCTGCAGGCTGATGGGGGGGCGCCTGCCTGGTTGCAAGCCCAGGTGGCGCAGGCACTGGGCTATCCCTGCTTTGTCAAACCGGCCAATTTGGGCTCCTCGGTGGGGATCTCCAAAGTCCGAACGGCCTTGGAACTGGATGCGGCCCTGGCTACCGCTGCCCGCCACGATCGGCGCTTGCTAATCGAGGCCGGAACGAGCGCCCGCGAAGTGGAGTGCGCCGTGCTGGGCAACGACGATCCCCAAGCGTCGGTAGTGGGCGAG
This region includes:
- a CDS encoding D-alanine--D-alanine ligase; the encoded protein is MERLRIGLLFGGQSDEHEVSIRSAQAITQAFQQAGNADRYELRPTYIRRSGQWEAGDTAWQVLESGPAAATRDGGNRWQLPAQAPEVDVWFPILHGPNGEDGTVQGLLTLMQAPFVGSGVLGSALGMDKLAMKVAFAQQGLPQLPHLAVRRSRLQADGGAPAWLQAQVAQALGYPCFVKPANLGSSVGISKVRTALELDAALATAARHDRRLLIEAGTSAREVECAVLGNDDPQASVVGEIAFSSEFYDYRTKYTQGQAQLHIPASLPEAAGERIRELALQAFGAVDAAGLARVDFFYSQADGTIRINEINTLPGFTATSMYPQLWAATGVPFPQLVDRLVQLARERHGELAAV